In Deefgea piscis, the DNA window AATGGCTGATTGCGTCACTCTCGGTGGCCGCCGTTGGGATTGGCATTATCAATGCGGCACAATTTAGATTGGCATTATTTGCCAGCGACCAAAGCAAAGGCACGGTTTCCGCCATGCTGGGCATTATTATTATGGTGATTTTTTCGATCGCGATTGAATCCGCCAAACTCGGCCATGAGCTTTGGGGCAATCGTGGCTTTATTGTGATCTGCTTAATTATGGGCTGCTGCGCCATTAGCGCCAGACGCTACTTTTTACGTGGGCCGCTTGGCGAACAAGCCGATTAATTGAGTACATCGATGCAAGACACAGCATTAATCAAAGCCAGCGCTGAATGGCCAGCAACATTTCAGTCTGCTCTACACCACACGCAGACTGCTTTACTTAGCCACCTTGCCACCAATCACCCCCAATCGAAACAGTCGATTCTCAGTCTCGATTGGGCGCAAGGCGCGGCATTCTTGGCAACGTGCCAGCATTGGCTCACGACTCGCCCTGCCACGGCACGGCTCCATTTTGTCAGTCTCATTCCGAGTACATTTCCAGTCAGCCGTTTGCATAGCATTGCCCAGCAATACCCCGAATTTGCCAGCTTGATCCATCAATTACAAGCAATGTGGCCACGCTGGCAAACGGGGTTTCATCGACTGCATTTAGCACAAGGGCAAATCAGCCTTACCCTTGTGTTTGGTGACGCTGCACAACTCAGTGAAATCAGCGGCCCAATCGATCTTATTTACCTAGATTTAGCGACGCCATCGTCACTAACGCTCATTCAATGCAAGCAATTGCGTCGCCTTGCCACGCAAAATAGTTTGGTCATTGGGCAATGCCATGATTCGCTACTTCGCCAGTATTTAGCTCAAGTTGGCTTTATATTGCCAGCAGCGACATCCACAAACGATTTTTGGGTAGCAACAACGCGTCAACATCGCCATGAAAGCAAAGCAACACCCATCGAGCCAGAAGCCATCATCATTGGCGCCGGCATGGCGGGCTGCGCCATGGCCAACCAGCTCGCCGAACGCGGCTGGCAAGTCAAACTGATCGACGCCCAAGCCGACATTGCCAGTCAAGCCTCAGGCAATCATGTGGGTCTTTGCCACCCGACGCTAAGCCGTGATGATAATTTTCAAGCCCGCCTGTCACGCGCAGGCTTTGCCGCCACACAACAAAAACTCAAGCAACTGAGCCAGCAAGGTGTACAGGTTCATTTTGGTGCAGATGGTCATTTGCAATTAGCCAAAGACAGCGCTGCGGCGTCGTTGATGCAAACGATCTGCGCCGAACAACCGCATCTTGCACAGATGGTTCACTGGCTAGATCGACAACAATGCCTGACCCAACTTGCGATAGACTGCGAATTTGGCGGCTGGTGGTTTCCAGAAGGAATGTGGGCCAATCCGTACAGCATTTGCAAGGGGTATGTTACTCAATACATTAATTTAATTGATCTGCAACTCAATACCCATGTAGATCAAATTAAACTAATCGATCAGCACTGGCATCTTTACGATACCGAACAACAACTGATTGCCAAAAGCAAAACACTGATTTTAGCCAGTGCCAATGATGCGACTCGCTTGATCCCCGAGGCCGAACTACCGCTCTCGGCGAGCTTACGCAGCGTTTCCAAAGTGTGGGGCGGCGATCTACCCGCAAGCACTTTCAGCCTTTCAGGTCTGAGTTATTTAACCCCTGCTCTCGCTGGCTGGCGCTGCGCAGGAGCAAGTCTCGTTGACACGCAATATCCACAATATGCAGAACAACAAAACCTCGACGATTTGAGTCAGCTCATCGGCACAACCGTAGTCACCAGCAAACCAATTGAAACTCGGTTATGTTTTCGCCCCAATTCATCAGATCGACTACCTTTGGCAGGTCAAATCCCAGAGCGCAACTCTATCTCTCGCTCAGTCGATCAGCTCTTTCAAATTCCTCGCCAATCCGGTCTATATGGTCTATTGGGACTTGGCGCACGCGGCATGAGCTGGCATGTTTTGATTGCTGAAATATTGGCGTGTCAACTCAACCAAGAGCCCCTGGCGATTGAGCGCAGCCTTGTCGGCGCGATCGATCCAGCACGATTTGCTTTGCGTGAGCTGCGCAAAATGGCCCACGACTCAACGAAAGAATGCAGAAAGCCCTAAATTTGAGCATAACAGTCGTGAAATCATCACAATTGAATGCTCAACTTGCATACAGTTTGCCACTAAGCAGCTGGGCTGAATCGACGTATAGTAGATCTCATCCCAAACCGTTATGAGGGCTTCATCATGCAAACCACTCAACTTAATCACGCCCAAGTGAGCGCCTTGCAAGCGAAACATTGCTGGATACATTGCGAAGCGGGTCAACTTTGGCTTAGCCACGATGGCGAAGATATTGTGCTGGAACGAGGTCAAAAATACTTTGTGCATCAAGAGGATTTAGTTGTGATCGAAGCGTTGCAAAATAGCCGTTATCGGGTACAAGCCCAAACCGCAATTAACGCCCAATCAA includes these proteins:
- the mnmC gene encoding FAD-dependent 5-carboxymethylaminomethyl-2-thiouridine(34) oxidoreductase MnmC; this encodes MQDTALIKASAEWPATFQSALHHTQTALLSHLATNHPQSKQSILSLDWAQGAAFLATCQHWLTTRPATARLHFVSLIPSTFPVSRLHSIAQQYPEFASLIHQLQAMWPRWQTGFHRLHLAQGQISLTLVFGDAAQLSEISGPIDLIYLDLATPSSLTLIQCKQLRRLATQNSLVIGQCHDSLLRQYLAQVGFILPAATSTNDFWVATTRQHRHESKATPIEPEAIIIGAGMAGCAMANQLAERGWQVKLIDAQADIASQASGNHVGLCHPTLSRDDNFQARLSRAGFAATQQKLKQLSQQGVQVHFGADGHLQLAKDSAAASLMQTICAEQPHLAQMVHWLDRQQCLTQLAIDCEFGGWWFPEGMWANPYSICKGYVTQYINLIDLQLNTHVDQIKLIDQHWHLYDTEQQLIAKSKTLILASANDATRLIPEAELPLSASLRSVSKVWGGDLPASTFSLSGLSYLTPALAGWRCAGASLVDTQYPQYAEQQNLDDLSQLIGTTVVTSKPIETRLCFRPNSSDRLPLAGQIPERNSISRSVDQLFQIPRQSGLYGLLGLGARGMSWHVLIAEILACQLNQEPLAIERSLVGAIDPARFALRELRKMAHDSTKECRKP
- a CDS encoding DUF2917 domain-containing protein — protein: MQTTQLNHAQVSALQAKHCWIHCEAGQLWLSHDGEDIVLERGQKYFVHQEDLVVIEALQNSRYRVQAQTAINAQSTPKTAIPTAALAQ